cccaccagctacatcttcgcacgcaaggaagtgcgtccgggcaaaaaaaacgattcgccccctgactgctgggacccaccagctacatcttcttAGGCAAGGtagtgcctaacagtcgggacccacctggtcgaagcgtacgtagcgttgtcattctggtcgcggacgtgtacgtacatactggtcgatgtagaggcgcgcacgtgtcatagtagaggcgcgcacgtagcatgtacacgtacgtacagcggccagtgtgcaacaaagaaaatacggccaagtacgtacatacgggcagggtctcgaacgcctacttgcgcatacgtatggccagggctcgtgtacatggctgggtaggaacggagaaacagcatcgtcgtcgtgttcatggggagccaaccggctgggtcggaacagaatgtatcggcgtgttcatcgggagggcttggacggaacagccgatggaaacgaggcctggcgtaccgcagaacggaggaaacagccttgtgttcgaccagccacgttcgaaacgggatcttgttcatcgggaggggtctggcgtaccacaaaacggaggaaacggacctcctacggtcgaaacgggggtcctgttgatcgggaggggtgtggcgtaccgcaaaccggaggaaacagacttgtgttggagtgctacggtcgaaacgggggtcctgttcatcgggaggggtgtggcataccgcaaaacgagactccacgggatactgttcatctccaccgtcgaccccctccagcctccacgggctactgttcatccatcgtcgacctcctccagcctccacctgcgactgttcatccacgggctcctgttcatccagcctccaccgccagctactccaccggctactgttcaaccagccctctccacgggctcccgttcaaccacccctccatgggctactattcatccagccctccaccgtctactgttcatcctgccctccacggggtggtcctgttcatcctgtcctccacggggtcctgttcatccagccccaaccggctcgaacgatcggggtcctgttcatccacccccaccgggaactgttcatccaaaccccccagcaacgctcactgttcatccagaggcaacgccatggggtcctgttcatccactcccatcgggaactgttcatccactcccatcgggaactgttcatccaaccccccccccccccccaccagcaacgctcactgttcatccagaggcagcatcgatcggcttcagttagcagcactagcaaaggaatcgctcaatcggaTTCAGTTATCAGCCATtgattgatcgctcgggttcagtaacgtgtagcctgcagtgcaatcgctcgggttcagttagatcccaacgcctcgcacccacgcgcgtccgtgtatgagagaaacgcgcatcgctcagccccgaccacccaccgtaaccgggaacaccccgatattttcctcgccctcacttctaccacggttttttccatcatggacggcccaaagaatgtcatgcagctgcgtctccggcccgcccaagaataaaagcccattttctgtcatgattttttgtcatagaagtaggaccccaccacatctatgatgataccgtgttttatcacaattattgtcatagaagtgtcataagtatgacagaaaagatttttgttcggcccaaaatgtcacggatgtgtcttttttttgtagtggacatacacttcttcaatcttgccattcagaaaggcactcttcacatccatttgatacaggaggatgttgtgatgattggcataggctagcagtatgcgaatggcttcaagcctagccacgggagcaaaggtttcatcgaagtcaatccgtTCTACTTGAGTGTAACCTTGAGAAacaagacgagccttgtttctgacaacttgaccatgctcatcttgtttgttgcgatagatccattttgTGCCAATGATGTTATGCTTCCGTGGGTCAGGACGCTTAaccaattcccacacattgttcagctcaaactgttgaagctcttcttgcattgcttgaatccattcaggttccatgaaggcttctgcaaatttcttgggttcagatatagagacaaatgcaaagtgcccacagaaatttgctagctgtgttgctcttgaacgagtgagtggaccaggtgcattgatgctatcaattatcttctcaatctgcacttcatttgcaacacgaggatgtaCTGGACGAAGAccttgctcttgctgatcattgtcttcatcatCAGTATTGACTTCAGGCTGAGCAGTGTCTTcgggttgattaggtgcagaaatgatgagctcttcttcatcccgagcctctgaaggtatgatttctcctgtacccataagcttgatggattcacttggtgagacttcatctagcacatttggcaggtgatctctttgcgagccattagtttcatcgaaccgcacatccatgataatccccaagtgcagggaatcatcgtagcaatttccaaaggtggaagtgataagtatggagtgtcaaacccacaaggagctaaaggtaagatcaatattctctcaagccctatctgccactgatacgactctacgtacaccgaacatttgcttccaactagcaacgagaaataaaactacgttgtgggtatgaagaggataactttgtatggtatcggagagctaaaacataaaagtaggtgctgttatcataaagttagaatatattactaagtattataaatagcgagtgtggaataatgatggattggtgtgcggaattgtcctaagcaattgttaacaagaccgatagtcgtcattgcaatttcatataagggagaggcataagctaacatactttctctagttggatcatatgcacttatgattggaactctagcaagcatccgcaactactaaagttcattaaggtaaaacccaaccatagcattaaagcctcaagtcctctttattcccatacgcaacaacccccttactcgggtttgtgtttcagtcactcaccaacccactataagcgaatcatgaacgtattgcaacaccctacagcaggaatccctcacgcttgcgcgacatggagggcaccataggacagcaccaaaataaaacatacaactcagaccaatctagatcatcaatcaacccaaagacaaaggatatctactcaaaacatcataggatggcaagacatcattggatcataatatgtggcataaagcaccatgttcgagtagggattacagcgaggtgcgggagagtggaccgcgtaaaagagatgaggatggtgatgatggtggtgacgttgatgaagacgatcactgcggcgatgattcccctctcgatggcactccggtgccatcaagagagaggaggagaggttctcccccttgtgcttcctcctccatggcctccccctggatggggaaaggttctccctctggtccttggccttcatggcgatgatggtcTCTCCGGGATACTcatccatggccaccggtgatgatggccccctccggcaaggtgccggagagggcctagattgatttctcgtggctatagacgcttgtggcggcggaacttccgatctaggtttctttctggaagtttgggtatatatgagaggtgttggcgtcgagaacaagtcaggggggtctctgggctgtccacgaggcagggaggcgcgcccaggggggtgggcagcccgagactcttctggcccaactctttgactctgtggccttcttctggtccaaaaataagctccgtcaagtttcaggtcaattggactccgtttggttttccttctCTGCGATATtctaaaacaagaaaaaaacagaaactagcactgggctctaggttaataggttagtcccaaaaaccatataaaatagcatataaatgcatataaaacatccaaggttgataatataatagcatgaatacttcataaattatagatacgttggagacgtatcaatccatAGTTTctaccactttatagtgaaagaggatGAAGAAtatgtaggagtgcgaatcctttccgtacccaagcataaaaccttcatgtgctttcggtgcaaattttgaagtgtgatgtggatccttgatccagcacctagcaccaaatactctgaagtagcttacgtttggcttcttaccagttagtagctcatatgatgtcttctttagaagcttgtgaagataaacacggttgatgacatggcatgcagtatcaatggcttcaggccagaacttccttggagtcttgtactcgtcaagcatcgtccgagccatctcaatgagggttctgttcttgcgctccacgatgccattccgctgaggtgtgtatggagctgagaactcatgagtgatgcccaacgTATCAAGATAggtgtcgaggccggtgttcttgaactctgtgccgttgtcacttctgatgtgcttgatcttgatgcaatagttcgtcatggcacgattggcgaatcgtctgaagacatcctgcacttcattcttgtagagaattatatgcACCCAGGTATATCTTGAGTAGTCATCAACAAtaacgaagccatagagacaggcagtggtagtttttttttgaaagaccCGGTTTGGCCGGCTTCATTGATTTAGGAGAAAGCAGCGGGAAATACATGGAGGATCAAGTGATCATGGGCGAAAAAAGGAGTGAAAAAAAACTGGAAAGAGAAACTAGAGCTCACTAGGAGCGATCATGGGGATGCTATCTCGCAGAATAGACCCCGAACGGGGGCTCTAGGCAGGCTGCACCGGCGGCGCGCCACTGGTCGCAATCCAGCATGATGGCGTGGGCGACGTCATTCTGGCATGGCATCTTCCCCCTGAAGACGCAGGCATTTCTCTCCTTCAATATGTTCCAGGCAATCAAGATGAGCATTGATCTGAAGCCCTTTCGCGCCCCCGCTGGCGTGCGACGGATCATTTGCAGGCAATGCTGCATGGTAGAGTGGAGCGGCGATTTGAAGTTGGCCATTTCCTCGCAGCCAGCTCTGACGGAGAAGGTCGCCCAAATTTGGCGGGAGAATGAGCACTCCCAGAAGAGATGAACCGTAGACTCCAGGTTTCGGAGGCAGAGGCTGCAGAAATATCCATTTGGCCAACCTCGCCTTTGCAGCCGATCGTTGCACCAGATCCTGTTCCTGAGCATGAGCCATGAGAACACCTTGGCAGTTCCCAGCGCCCAGCTTTTCCAGATCACCTTGTCGTCACTCGTGCTCGGCCTGGACTGAAAGAGAATGCGGTACGCCGCCCTTGCCGAGTAGCAATCACCGCCGCCCGCTGTCCACTGAATCCGATCTGGGACGTGACTGTCAAGGATCAGTCCAGCTTGTTGAATTTGCCGCCGGAGTTGCAGATACTCGACGACGATAAGCGATGTGTTGCCATGATGAAGGTCTCTGATCCATTGGTCATTGGCGAGCGCAGCGGCCACCGTGCGGTTCTTGCGCCTGGAGTGGTTGTAGAGGCTTGGGAAGGCAGCAGCCAGAGGGGCCGCACCCAACCAGTCGCTCGTCCAGAAGCATGCCTGCTGGCCGTTCCCGACCAGGACATGCGTGGCCTTCTGGAATGCTGCGAGGTCCATCTTGTTGCAGGGAAGAGGAAAGGTCGTCCATGGCCGCTGTGGGTGTTGCCATGCCAGCCAGAGCCATCGTAGCCGCAGCGCAGAGGCAAAGAGCTGCAGGTCGAGGATCCCGAGCCCTCCCTTCTCCGTCGGCGAGCAGACAGAGCTCCACGGCCCTTGCACTTGCCCCCGTTAGCTCTTCGTCTTGCGCCCACAGAAAGCGTCGCCTCGCTTTGTCGATCTTGTTCAAAACCTTCTTCGGCACCTTTAGCACAGAAAGGGCATAGGTGGGCAGGGCGGAGAGCACTGCGCGCACCAGGACGCGCCGCCCGGCCAACGACATCAACTTTCCCTTCCATCCCGCGAGGCGTGATTTGATCCTGTCAATAAGGAACTGGAAGTGCATGATCCGCAATCGCTTAGGGGAGATAGGCAGCCCCGGTAGGATGTGGGGAAGCTAGCGATGGCGCCGCCGAAGCCATGCAGCACTTCCTCCAGCGTCTGGGCGTCGCAGTTCATTGGGATGACCGAGGACTTGGCCTGGTTGAGTTTGAGACTAGTGGCTTCTCCGAAGGAGTGTAGCAGCTCCAGCAGGCAGTCCACCTCCTCCTTTATTGGATTTGCGAAGATTACCGCGTCGTCAGCGTAAAGGCTGACCCTCATGCTTTCTCCCCGCCCTGGCAGCGGCGCGATCAAATTCTGTCTGGTGGCTGATTCTAGCAGGGGTCGATTGCCAGGATGAACAACAGCGGCGATAGCGGGTCACCCTGTCGTAGCCCACACGCGTGGAGGAAGCTTGGCGCCTGCATGCCGTTGAGCAAGCACGAGGAGGACGAAGAGGAGAGCAGCAAGGAGATCCAGTTCCTCCAGCGCTGCTAGAAGCCCATTTGTTGTAGCAGTTCAATCAAATACGCCCAAGAGACGGAGTCGAAGGCTCGGGCGAAGTCCAATTTGAAAAGCAGAGCCTGCTTTTTCTCTGTGTGCAACATTCTGACGCAGCCCTGGACGTACTGAAAACTGTCATGTATGCACTTTCCTCTCTGAAATGCCGTTTGAGCCGGCGAGATCACTCCGTCCAGGGCAGCCGAGAGCCTTAAAGCAAGCACCTTTGAGATCAGCTTCACGACGGAATGGATGAGGCTGATGGGCCTGTAATGGCCAATCTCCGAGGCCCCATTGCGCTTCGGTAGCAGACTGATCAGCGCGGTGTTGATGTCACTGAAGTTTCTTCCGGCCATGTGGTAGAACTTCTGAAAAACAGCCATGATCTCGTCCTTGATGATATGCCAGCAGGAGCGAAAGAATTGGCCGGTAAAACCATCTGGGCCTAGCGCCTTTTCTGCCGGTGATGCAATGATCGCTGCCCATACCTCAGCCATAGTGAACGGGCCGTCCAGCTCGGGCGCGGTCACCACCGGGACGTGGAGCTGCTCCCAGTTCAGAGTGCAGCTGCGCCTCTCGCCCTGGCCTAAGGAGGCGGAGAAGTGGTCGTAGATGGCCTGCTCTTTCTCCTTGTGATCTACAAGCACCCTGTTGTTGACGTTGAGTGCATGGATGAAGTTTTTCCGTCTGCGCGACCTCATCTTTGCGTGGAACAGCTTGGTGCTAGCATCCCCAGCTCTGAGCCAACTGATTCTTGAGGCCTGGCGTTTCCTAGCTCTTTCAATGGCTTCCAGACCGAGTACCTTCAGCTTCAGGTTTTTCCGTAGGTTAAATTCAGCGTCTGATAATGATCTACTCTCTTGCGCTTTGTCAAGCTGAAAGATGACCTCATTGGCGATCTGCAGCTACTGCTTGCTCTTGCCAAACATGCCTCTACTCCAAATCTTCAAATCGTCCGCCACTCTCGCCATGCGCCTCTTGATCCTACGAACGGGCAGTCATGCTGAACTGGGCGTTGCCACGCACGCAGCACAGTCTCATTGAAATGAGGGAATTTGGGCCAAAAGTTCTTGAATCTGAAGCGCGCCTGCCTGAAGGGGGTAGTCGCCCTTGCGAGGATTAACGGGCAGTGATCAGAGAAGACGTCGAGGCTGCCGTGAGGATGTAATCCTGGTGAAGCAGGTCCCACCGATCGTTGCGGAAGAACTTGTCAATGCTGCAGAGTGTGGGATCCTGCCTTTCATTGCTCCACGTGTATCTTCTGTTCTTGCATTTCAGCTCCTTCAGCCCAGCCCAGCCCAATCAAGAGCGCGCCTGAACTTACCCATCATTCTTATGTTCAAGTTGCTATTGTTTTTGTCGCTTGCTTGgtggtagtgagagtagagtaatGAGTAGGGCcgaataagtccatgtgaagcagctcgaagggatGTGATgttgtcatgattgtcttcgagggatgcttggccctagtcatctttccagctacgcaggcaccacacagatgatccttcttgaacttgacgccctcgattcctacgacatgcttcttcttcgcgagagtgtacaagttcctcatgccggcatgccctagccttcgatgccagagccagcactctgaagcttttgctagaagacatacggccaattgtggtcctgctgagaaatctaccatgtacaaatcgTCTTTTCGAtatccttcaaagactagagatttgtcagattccattagcacaaggcaatgatattttccaaatatcacaaccatgtttagatcacaaagcattgagacagacattaagttgaaaccaagggatttagcaagcatcactttatccatgtgctgatcctttgagattgcaactctacctagaccgaataccttgcttttaccagtgtcagcaaatgtgatgtgactcttgtcagatggtcatagggttgagtccatgagaagacttcgatcaccaatcatgtggttagtgcatccactcaGAAGCCTTTGGTGCCATACCCTATAGTGCAgtttgggggataggcttcaccaagggaagtgtgaagcataaacatttgtcAAACAAGCATATTATCAACGTTCAGATCACGGTTAGGATAAGTAGGATGTATGTCAAGGAATCCTGGGACGAAATACAtaataagaccatttgggcattttatcttgtgccccacaagatgttttaggtccccaacataagcatcagacgcctttgatttctggCTGGAGGCCTTTctctgcaaaagaaagttaattttCTTAGCCACCCACATCCTCAGGGGTGGcttcgaagcaatgagtctaagtggaGCATCTGACAACTTTGGCTTTGGatccctagcaaatagccttacaggaggtgaataatactcataagaataggcagaatagttcttggtcttatgaacatagcggtttgatgaaacacgctcatattcataagtctgagtatggcttccctgcaaaacatttgcattagggtgactctggtgagtcctcttCTGTATGAAGCTTTtgaaccatatgaagcctttggtctgggatttgtcttcttcccaggtggtgtcatgatgacattcacctgaagattttcaagacaacttttgggtacccagatcttcttcaaaggtggtccattcctgcagttagtaccaatatacctagcaaacacttcaccattctgattcttaaacagtttatagtttgcatcaaaggattcatcaatgataatcgggttagcacaagtgaagccagataaggtaggtggatccactgaaggtccctttgcagcaacccatgtggttttggggtactgcacaggcttccagtaagaaccatcaacattcattttactctcgaacccaacaccctctttcctagggtttcggttcagaatctgtttcttgaggacaccacatagtgtctgatgccctttgagacttttgtacatttctgtctcaagcaatgtcttcaacctgacattctcatcagcaatagtagagGTATCCTCaacagaggggttagttaccacatcagcagttgaagatattgcaatagtagcagcagtagaacattcagcaacagagacaacattatcacgctcaagacattttagacatggtggttcaaatccttcctgagcggaactgatctgttgagcgcggagtgactcgttctctttttgaagatcttcatgagccgatctcaagttctcaagctcttgcttcctttgaagataatcgtgGGAGAGCTTTTCATGAGTAGTTGATAGCGTTTCATgatgactttcaagttcctcgtacttaacatgaagatttttaatgtcttcaattaaggactgagatcgggtcatttccgcgtccaacaggtcatcgcttttgtctagcaattttTGAATGTGTTCCATAGCATTCGGTTgct
The Aegilops tauschii subsp. strangulata cultivar AL8/78 chromosome 3, Aet v6.0, whole genome shotgun sequence genome window above contains:
- the LOC141020669 gene encoding uncharacterized protein: MDLAAFQKATHVLVGNGQQACFWTSDWLGAAPLAAAFPSLYNHSRRKNRTVAAALANDQWIRDLHHGNTSLIVVEYLQLRRQIQQAGLILDSHVPDRIQWTAGGGDCYSARAAYRILFQSRPSTSDDKVIWKSWALGTAKVFSWLMLRNRIWCNDRLQRRGWPNGYFCSLCLRNLESTVHLFWECSFSRQIWATFSVRAGCEEMANFKSPLHSTMQHCLQMIRRTPAGARKGFRSMLILIAWNILKERNACVFRGKMPCQNDVAHAIMLDCDQWRAAGAACLEPPFGVYSAR